The Thunnus thynnus chromosome 13, fThuThy2.1, whole genome shotgun sequence genome segment TGAAACCACAGTAGCTGTAACATGTATTGATCTACAGTAGATTTCCATGGAAGCTTAGAGTAAAGTCAAGTTTAGTCCATCATTAAGCCAttatattggatttttttactgtaataccTTACATTATTTCCTTATTGACTTACTTAAACCTTGTGATTACTGGTTTGATTAATCAGGAAACGGATTATATCGTATGACTCATTTTTGCATATTAAACAGAAGCGAGagatggaaaacatgaaatgtacatatcatttatgtacatacacactTCCTGTGGCAAAACTATTCACATCCTGGCCCAGGTGCACCtgtgtttaaatatacagtCTCTGATTTTGTAAAAAGATTTCTCCCCTCTCACTTAAGATTAAGATTTAAATTCTCCGCACGAATTCAGTCATTTTCATCCTCTTTCTGGAATCGTTTAGGTGACTCTGGCGAAACCTCTTCGATGACCCTGCAAGAGTCGATGCCTGTCCTCCCAATGTCTGAGGGCGAGGAGCTAATGCCCTGCATCCCTGAAGGTCTGAGTTCAGACCTCCTGATGGACATGGAGACCGTTCTCTCTGGCTCGCATATGGACAGAGACAGCCTGCTCACCTGGCTATAGACACGCCCGGCCACCCACCACCATCAAGTCTTCATAACATGACTCTGATTTCTGGAGGATTTTTTGTGGCTTCAAAAGTGGTACAAGAGCAACATTACAGAGCAAATACTCTACTGTCGTGTGATGGATACCTAACACTACTCGTGCCCTGAGGATTGAAATAATCTGACTGTCACAGAAGGTGGTAAGCTGCTGGTATTCTCCTCCTCTTCGGGCCTTGTTTTACAGGGATGCACAACGGAgcatctgtatttttatgaCACTCCTTTCTTTTTAGTCATCAACCTCAGATGAAGCTCCCCACATCTTTGGTAAAGTGCGTCACAGCTAATTTTAGGGtacagatttgttttattatcccCTCTTGGGTAATACTGTTTGcaacaaacttttaaaagcaCAGTGTCAAGTCAGTTAAGTCTACATGTAACAGTTACATAAACGCAAGAAagacatgttaaaataacatcaaatgtCCTTCAGTTACTTCATGGGATAAAAGTGCAACATCTTGTGCTTCTACCAATTAAAGGCTGCTTAGAAGCGGCCTctaatttgtgattttagtgCACATGTTCACAGTTGTTCAAAACATGTTCTTCAAAAGCGTCAAAACTGACAGTAAGAGATGAGTCAgataatttatttgtattaacACTACATAGGTTGCATTAAATTAGTGATTCCTGCTGGAAAAAGAATATAATTACTTCGAGGAGATCACGGTGCAGAGGAGCTTTTGTAAATATTGGTCGCCCCTTTTTTATCTGCGATGCAACGAGCTGAAGAGATGACTGGTGTTTCAAAATTGATGATTCGACTGGAGTCATCGATGCTCCGCAGAAACATCAAGGGGGGGAGAGGACGCACCCTTGTGGCgagccagtagaagataaaaaACACTCATTTAGTCTCAAACTTTATAAACAGTCAGTTAAAAGGCTCACAGGCCAGAAACCAGTATTAAAACCCACATCAGAGTTGCTTGTACGTCTGCATGGAAGACTTTGGGGGTGCTCCATACCAAGAGAGGgtaccttcttttttttttaaatgaagttaaGGAGGATAAGCTTTATCTTTAGTCACAGTAGAAACCTCATTCCTAAAAAATCTGTCAAAAGCCTTTTTGTTTAGAGAAATAAAGGAGACAAGTGTAGAGGAGTCTTAACTTTGGACACTAAAATTGTAATAGAGTCTGTTGGGGTTGGAATATACAGAGGATGTCTGCAGTAAATGAACATGCGTACATTATAATGCAATCCAAGACAATACAGGGTTTCCAACAGGAAGCTGTAATCCTAACGCATCGTGTCTTGTGATCAATTTAGTCAGTAGATGACAGCGTGAACAATAGCCACACTCATTAGATATAAGGCCTTTGCTGTGTAAAATAGCTCCTCTGctcttgttgttttcattttctgctctaAAACCTCTACAATAGCCTTGCTATAACCAAGTTACTAATATTCAACACACTGTGTCTGACATTAATTGAAATATATGGTTATAAGTTttaagttttgttgttgtgttggattgcatttTATTGTAGTGCCAGTTATTGTGTCCACTCCGGGattgaatataagcttcacaaagGTAGTATTTATTGgaggtttgttttatttggattgcattatattgtacaGTCGTTGTAATATTATTATGTCCGCCCCTTCTTTAAGAGATGATGCCACATAGTCGCCACATCAGGACgtttttctctcctttgtgTGCAGAAGAGATTTTAGCATGTTCTCCTCATCAGTGCTCTCAGTAGCTTTTACGTTGGCTCTGAAGCattgatgaaaaatataaatcagcCAGCACCCCGTCATCTTTAGCattaaacagttttattcatttttcccCACTATTGACTTGATACATTCCTAAAAATGTCCTTTGTCACATCTTCATTGGTGATCATAGTGGGGTTTTTGCCACAGAAAGACATTTAGGCATTTAGGTTTTAGCTCCTGAACTACAAATCATCTATACTTGATACTTTTGCTGACTGTTTTTGAATGCATGCTGATCGAGTTTCAGATGTTCTTTTCCAGCCGTTAAAGACATCCATTGTTTTTCCgttcatttccttttttagCACAAAGATCAATTAACAGACTCTTGAAACTTACTTAACATTGaacatcaaaaatattttttttttttgtcagtcttGCTTTTTCTTGGCGCGGTAAATGCAATTTCAGCGCAGATTGATGTGGAAAGTCTGCATTAGATGCCTGGAACGgtaggaaaaaaacacattcagattTCTTTTGTAAGAGCAGCATGGTTTGCAAAATACTTAGCAGTGAtgtaaaatgtgtgatttgttgTAAATAgactaaaacatgcaaaaaatcAGTGATATAGTTCTTAAAGTTTGCTACCACTCTGTAGAGTTATAACACCCTCTGTCCAGATTTTCCTTTGCTCAAGTTTTCCGCTCTTTAAAGAGTCATTTTTGTAAGTGTGAACGAGGAGAACTTTGGGCTTAAAAAATGAACTTCTGACCCGTTGTATGAATCAAGGACCCTGTTGTGCCTCCTCAGAAAAGCGACATACTAATTGCAGATGCTGTGTTGGTTTATTTTGCTCTAACTGTGCTATCAGGTGCTTCCCTAACATACAGAAGGCAATCGTCAGTACGAGGAGCTCTTTAATTCTCCTCATTTAGTTAAACTATATAATAAGTATATAATCCGTTTTTATTCGCTGGGTTGtttctgcagtgtgtttatatttttatctgaatttgaAGCTGTTAATTATCGGTGAGAGCATTTCTTCTAACcagcttccttttttttttttttttaatatatgtatCGTATATAAAACAACATCCCCGAATACAGAGCCACCTTTTTTGTAATCTTTTCTAAATTAAAGTGCCACGGGCCTGGAGCAATTTACTGCTCACACACCCAATGCAACACACTACCTAGCCTATTATTTATCTTAGCATGCATGACACTCCCTATGTATGTAACACATAATGACGTTTATTATCCTATTTACAGAGAGTTTGGAGGCAATCAGACTTGTTTTGTACCTTTTTATGCATGTGCTTTATATAAATTTATTTCTTCTTActctcactgtaatcattttaaaggagttttttctgtttaataaacttttaaatgtacacAATCAAGCTCTGGCTCGTAGATTGTTACCTTCTGCTTCTTGAATGTTTTGGCTGTAGGGATTTCAAGGAGATGTGGATCCCAACTCTTTCTGTAATAGCAAGATTGTTCTTCATAATTATATAATGaactctatctatctatctatctgtctatctatctgtctatctatctgtctatctatctatctatctatctatctatctatctatctatctatctatctatctatctatctatctatctatctatctaaactAAACTCAACAAGTTTTTAAGCATGCAATGACTGAAAATTTTCTGAACTTTACCCAGAGGGGACACAGGTACAAACCCCTTGAGGAATTTACAGGTACTTTACATGAAGGGGAAAGTAAAAGGTCAGGATTATTTATGCTACCCATTCTGTAAACCGATTATGTGGAAAGAGGGCATTAAAAGAGATCTGTAAGGTTTGTTTGACACATCACATCAGTAGTTTTGTCAATGAAGGGGGAGGGCTGCACACAGAAAGTTGGGGGAAATACCAATCTACTATTGAAATTATGCCTGTAGTGACTCACTGTCTAGCCATCTGACACTCCAACAGAAGCCTCTGTGTAAGTATCTTGCTTGATTTTTCTatcaatctttttattttaatgattttagaAACAATAAGTGACaggtttttgacttttgacagaATATTACTAGTGTTGTAATAGTAATTAAATGAAAGTGTAGTTAATATGAATGTTACCAGCTCTATTTGTAATAGATGTCTATAGCTAGTAATGTATCCAGAGCTTTAATGTATTCAGGTTCAGGTTATATTTGTAtagtttttaataatttgttcACATATGTAGGTATATTCACACAGGttaaagatatttttatatacagaTTGCAGTTGTGTAGGTTACTGGAACATGATTTAACACAACCAATTgagattttcatttatttctattgATATAAAGTTGTTTTAACAAGGGAAAGCCAATATATCTTTACATATAACATGAGGATCATTACACAGCCAGACATCCATGTTTAATAAATGTATAGTTGGACAGGTCCAAAATAAGAAGGTGTCAGTATGTCTGATGTTACGtgaacacactgtaaacactggGCTACACCTGGGACCCTGACAGAAACCAGCACGGCTCTGGCGTTCCAGGACAGGGACTGGGATTAATTGACGGATTTTCCTGAGGAATTTTTAAccgattgactgattgattggttgattgattgaatggtgtatgtttgattgacagggaCGATACATGTAGGCAtagttacatttaaataaaatgcaacgATTTCAATACAACAGGACTTCTGGCCATAGCTAATTTGCAGTCCTTGTCCCTGATTGGGCTTTTAAGGGTTAAACATAATACCTAATACGGACATAGacaaacaaccacaacaaagaGTAACTGAGACAGCAAAGACGACAGGCGACGAGTAAGACCAATGACTTAACACGATGATTAacaaaagggattttttttgtttctctttccaTTCACATTTCATTGATAACCGGAAGCAGCGGTTCAGTGCAGCTTTCTGTGACGAGAAGCTTCTACGGAGCAGCTGCGGCAGCGCCCCGGACTTTCCGTACCCACCGTCTGGATTGCGAAACGGTGAGTGTCTCATAAAaaaaggaggggggaggggagaggaaagGTTAcggtgctttttaaaaaaatgttttgtctcgTATTTTCCTTTCTCCAAGCGGCTACTGCTCACATTAACAAGCGGTGCCGCGGAGGAAAGTTTCAGTTATTAGCCGTTAGCAGCCGTTAGCGAGCAAATGTCCGCTGTTGTCGTCGAACTCGTTGCTATGGGTGCGTTGGATGTCAACTGTTAGGTAACTGCTAGCTAACTGTTAGTTaactaactgtgtgtttttaatctaGCTTGACTGCCGAAACtaattttaaatcaataaaattccCTCCTAAATGTCAAATTGGATAGCTAACGTGAAATTACCACAACATAACAGGAAGTGTCTGTGTGGTGAATAAGCCTGTAGCTATGTGCGGAGGAAAGTACCTACGCTGTCGACAAAACTATGACCAGGAATTCATCAGAAAGATTGGctggtttttttgtttatgtgaatTCACCTGTATTTCTAGCAATCTGCTCAGGTGCCGCCTGTAGGTTCGAAgaattaatagattaatcgaATAGTCCATTGACAGGAAATAGATTTGTTAAAGGGCCAGGTATGTGACTGACTCAAAGCCTGTGAAAATAGTTGAGTCTGAGAAAACCTGACAAACAATTTCACAAATATAAAAGagttgtttcttctttctgttgatGTTTCCCAGTattgtaaagtgaatatctttaggGATGCAACTATCCAGGATTATTCTCATCgtcgattaatctgcagattattttctcgacTAATtaattattcgattatcaaaatacattctgtcaatcaatttatctatgaatcaactaatcattgcagctcaaaatatctttttcttttccggCTTCATGAATGTTAGCTGTTCCCAATGTTGTAAATCTTTGACCGTGTTCACAAAAGTAATTCACATCtctcaaatgaataaaatatgaagcaTAAAATATTTATACCATTTAACAACATAACATAGATTAAAACATATGTTTCTACTTGTTTTGGTTAAAACtatatgatttttatttaaaatgaaatactcAAACATAAGACACCATTTTCAAAGGTTTTACCACACAACTGAAcacaatttgttttgtttttatttcttcctaCAGGTCCTGCCAACATCACTCTAAAGAGGGATTTCCATTATATTTACCAAAACAggattatatttttcttattgggTTTGTACTATTCAATTATGGCGGCTTAGACACCTACAGAAGAGATGTCCAAGATGGGGGGAGGGGTTTGAGATCACATATCCcttggtctgtgtgtgtgtgtgtgtgtgtgtgtgtgtatgtatgtgtgtgtgtgtgtgcttgagaaaaatgtatttaatttataatgttGTTACACTTAatcatgtattttatgtttaagtCTGAATGGCTAGGTAGTGTGTTGAATATGTCTGTGATAAatatacaagaaaataaattgtatATTGATCCTGGATGATCTGATTAtaatattattgatttttttttttttttaatgatttgaaggattttaatcAAGCTGTTTAAGAtgaaacatcctttttttttactgcacaggatgtgttttgtttgactcCCTGTTCTGTaactgaaaaagaaatatttaagtttCAGCAGTTAAATGTTCAGAGGGGGTTCTCTCTTCGAGTTACAGGTAGTCTGGATCCAGATGTAGAGTATGTGGAGGGAATAGGATATTTGAGTAAAATATGACAGATACTGAGTAACAGTGATGAGTGATGGGCAGTGAGCTGTTTCTACTGCATGAGCCTCAGTTTCCTTTCGTTTGATCTAACTTAAAACCCCCCACCTTCTCAGCCCCCTGAtctattttactattttctgtttcagtgtgaatgagtgtgtctgtgtgagagagtgtgacCTTGGGTATTCTCAAACCTCTCTCCCCTTGAAGGACATCTCTTTTACCTTCATATCGCTATACTTACATTCTAAAAATGGAAACTCTTGTTCAACTCAAAAACAACCAATTTTTGATGGGGCTGTGTCGCAACGGGCCTCCACCTGACCTGCAGTATGATAACTCCTCAGGTACCAATCTcttctgttctttctctttttattaatCTTATCaagatttcttttctttttgaatcTAATCTTCTGATATGTTCTAATCTCATATGTCATTTTCATCCGCAGAGCTCTTCCGCATCTCCACCTTTGCTCGTTTCCCAGCTTCAGGGGTCACAGAGAGAAGTCTGGCGAGGGCGGGTTGGTTCTACACCGGCGTGGGCGACAGGGTGCAGTGTTTCAGGTGTAACGTGACTGCAGAGGGCTGGCAGGCAGGAGACTGTCcgacagagaaacacagacagctCTCTCCTTCCTGCTCCTTCATCCAAAGCCTCCCTTCTACAGCCAACCTGCTCTCCTCCTCACACTCCGCCTTCTCTCCTCTGCGCATCGCCCCAGCCATACCAGTAAGATCAGAGTTTCTTACAAATAAAAGATACACTTTATAGAAGAAGAAGGGCCTTGAATGGTTATATTTTTAAGGATAAGATACTCCATAATGCTCTTCTTAATATTTTGCCTcctttgttttttatgtctaGATTTCTGGTCCAGGTCCAGCTGCTCCTAACCCGACAGTAAACCAAAGCGAAGAGCCAGTCGGCTACCTAAACATGGGCTTCTCCGCTCCACCGCCCTCCAGCCCACTAAGCTCTCGAGGCGTGGAAGACATGTCTCACCAGAGACCGACGTGCCACAACCCCAGCATGCGCAGAGAGCAGGACCGCCTCGACTCCTTTCACGCCTGGACGCTCTCCATCATCACCCCTGGTGAGCTCGCCAAGGCGGGATTCTACTACCTGGGCCAGGGTGACAGAGTGGCCTGCTTCAGCTGTGGAGGACAGGTGTGTGTCAACGCAGGAGCGCGAGCAGATCAAAATAGCCAAGttggtgttttcttttcagtcagtttaaaaatgcacattttagaGTTGATCTCACTTTAATGTGgattaattttcttcttttcaatctgcttgtttgtttttttgtagccCTTCTCTACTTTTTACAtgactttttacttttattactatttttacaTGAGATGTTACTTATTCATGTCCttctgttgtttaatttggaatTATTCTTATCCTATTATCCTATCTTATTTACCTTGTAAACAAGTTTTGATTAAGAATACTgaaagagtttatttttttaaaaagtgatacGTTAACTAGCTGTAAGTGGGCAGCAGGCTACATTACATCCACTTTACAACTACAAGCAACATCAGTTTGTTTATTGATGACAGGACATGAGCATAGGAGATGACCAAGGTTTCGTTTGTATTTGCAGTTGAGTAACTGGGAGCCAGGCGACAGAGCCGTGTCTGAACACCAGAGGCATTATCCAAATTGTCGTTTTGTCCGGGGGGACAGAGCCGACAACGTGTCGCTGGCCGGAGCTGCGGGGGCTGCGTCTGGAGCAGTAACCTCCCAAATGTCAGCAGGAGCTCCAGCCCTCAGTAACGTGTCCAACCCCGCCATGCAGCAGAGCGAAGAGAGGTTGCTCACCTTTGTCAACTGGCCAGCTCGTATCCCCGTCCGGCCTGACCAGCTGGCTAAAGCTGGCTTCTACTATGTTGGTACGAACAATAATGAGGAGATATACTCAATGATGGTGACCTGATAGGTTCCTCGGGGCTGTGTtagttaatatttttattttcacaataGATCAATTTTGTGCGTTCGATGTGACAAACCTACTGGCAACTGATAGAAGTGTAGTATTcaacagctaaagagccagattaTTTCCTCCATAATTTTGTCTACATATGTTAAATCAGTAAAATCATGTGCCCATCCCTGGAGAAAAAAGTTTGTTTACTGTGGcacttaaaaacatattaatactttgtttttgaacttgtttttattttttcaaaagagaaataatCTTAAAATTGAGCTAAAGTTGACATTATGAAAGTCCTAAAAGTCTTACACAGAATTTACTCATAATGTCCAGATGAAAGATTCCCAGTTTTAACACCAGTATGAGTTTTTCCCCTGTTTGGGGGTGTCCGCATTTTGGGGGTATTTGTCAGTATCAGTATTCATCTGATTCCTTTTCATTTATGCAGGGAAGTCCTGACAGAAATCAAGGGATGCATTATAAACGCttattatgatgttttaaagaaagaggaaatgagaaatgagaaacaaaCTAAGTGCATTGAACTTGGTTTCAAACAGTCATCTTTTATCAGAAttacttgttttttctttttccatgaAACCGCCCTGAAACCTCCCGTCCCACTTATACGACGAAATTCAAATTCTTTGTTTCTCTACAAGGTCGTAACGATGACGTCAAGTGTTTCTGCTGCGATGGAGGCCTGCGGTGCTGGGAGTCTGGAGATGATCCCTGGGTGGAACACGCTAAATGGTTTCCTCGGTAAgtgctgcagtttttatttattaatgttcatCGTTCGGGTTCTAAGTTGTGGTAGTACATGTGAAGAGGAGGATTtatatgaatgtttgtgttcttGTTCCTCTTGCCCATCGCAGGTGTGAATATTTGCTCCAGGAGAAGGGACAAGACTTTGTTCACCAGATTCAGGCTCGTTTTCCTCGGCTGTTTGAGCAGGTTAGTAGAGAACAGCGACAAAATGTGTTCTATGTTGAAACATTTGGCGCGTAACAAGTTATTTAATAAATGCTTGTTTTTCTATTTCCTCCCCAAAAGCTTTTAACAAATGGAGACAGCAGCTCCAGAGAGTTTGTGGATCCACCTGGTGAGtctgaaataatgtaaaactagatAGTTTGGCAAGTAGATTCTATACAACGTACTGATTGAACAAAAAGTTGGTTCAGTACTGTACAAGACCATCAGAGATCAGCTTTTTGAAATTGAAGGTGTATCTTTCAGTTAGGAAGTCATTCAGCCACGCAGCCTGACGTCTGAACATAATGTGTCTTTTCTCGCTCTCAGTGGTTCACCTTGGTCCAGGAGAGGAGCGCTCTGAGGATGCCGTCATGATGAACACTCCTGTGATTAAATCGGCTTTAGAGATGGGTTTTGAGCGCAGTTTAGTAAAGCAGACGGTCCAGAGCAAGATCCTGACCAGTGGAGAGAACTACAGAACAGTCCAGGAGCTGGTCTCAGACCTGCTGAGTGCAGAGGAccagaaaagagaagaagagcgAGAGATGCTCGCAGAGGCGATGGCATCAGGTGCAGTTGACATCGAAAATAAAGATCTTGTTCTGCGTATGTTGTCCATGAAAGTGAAccatgaatgaaataaattaatgttttaactTTTGATGTCCCGCTTTGTTTCAGATGGTTTCACCTTTGTGAAGAGACACCAAGCAGCGTTGATCCAGCGCCTGAAGAGTGTTGAACCAGTTTATGAGCATTTAAGAGAGCAAAATGTGTTATgtaagtttcttttttatataataataatttgacaAATAATTGGCGCTATCATTTTAGCCCTTATCATGCAGCTGTAGCATCTTAATTTCCCTCTAAATTGTGAGTAATTCTTCTTTGCTTCCTTGTTAACCTGCAGCTGCCGAGGACTACAGTGGTCTTCAGGCTCAGACAACAGCGCAGCAGCAAACCGCCAAGCTAATAGAGCTCGTCCTCACCAAGGGCAACGCTGCAGCCGAGGTCTTCCGCAACTGGATCCAGAAAAATGACGTCCACTTGCTCCGAGATCTCATGGGTACGTCTTTCCACTACACCACTCTCTCTCTGATTGCACTTGAGGAGAAAAATTATATGTGCTTTCTATTTTGGTGGGTTATTCATTAAAGTAAGAAATATTTGGGATATTTGACCATTAATTTAACAATTCAGTGAGTATCCAGATCCATTAACAAAAAAACCACCAAGCTGGACCAAAGAACTTAGGAACTTTTAACCAAAGCCTGAGCTAACTGCGTGTTgtctttgacattttcagccCAGTCAAGTGAAGCTGCGTCACCAAGCCAAGATCTTTCAGGTATGAAGACACACCTGAGCCTCAGGCAGGACTTGACATCCTGccagttaaatgtttaaatgtactttattgctttaattgtttgttgttgtttgtttggtcaAAAATTTCTGTATGAACTGCAGGTTAATTTATGGATATATGAACCATAAAAAGGAATTGACATAAACTTGATACCTCAGTTGCTGAGACTTTTAGCTTTTGAACACCAGATAACTTTACTTCTCAGAAATGTGGCGATTAAGATGAACTTATAGATTACTGTTATTGTTCAATCACTTTGTGGTTCAGTCTCTGCTGTGTATTTTTTCCAAGAGATGTTTGTTTGGTGTGGAGACATGTTGGATTTGAAGATGGaaatgttaagttttttttttctttgcagatcTCCCCATGGAGGAGCAGTTGCGGCGCCTGCAGGAGGAGCGTACTTGTAAAGTGTGTATGGATAAAGAGGTCAACATTGTCTTCATCCCATGTGGACACCTGGTGGTGTGCAAGGAGTGTGCGCCATCACTGCGAAAGTGCCCAATCTGCAGAGGCCTGGTTAAAGGCACTGTCCGAACGTTCCTATCATAATCAGGAGGTTCATCGGTCTCTTGTGTCACAATGTGATTGAATGTAAGCAATATAATACAAATCTATACTCTATTTATTATAAAGCAGCCGCGAggtatttataattttttttcccaagatGTGTTTTACCTGTACATGTTAattagggctgggtgatatagacaaaatcaaatatcacaatatttttccCTAACTACCTAAATATTTgatattgtgacaatattgtaGGATATTTgttgctttcacaaaatattatattattgttgtattatatataatgtgtaaGTGGGTAAAGGCCAATAATAGaccagctagaacagtctgctgagttcagaaaattacatctcTTGACTATAATGAAGCTTTTAAACCAAGAGAACACAACACTTGTTATATCACTATATTATCAAATCCAAGTTATTATAAATATCTAAATTCTAAGACGATAAAGTCTCATCACTATATCAATATAATAGATACATTGCCCAGCCCTAATGTTGATCCTTAAAAGCATAACCGGAAGAAACCAACAGAAGTACAATATgttatgtatgtaaatgttCAGTTCAATGTTCAgtatattttctgacattgacATACTCTGTATCATGATATGGGAGTGTTTGACAAGCAAACTTATGTTCAGTGCCAATAGCTGTTATGCATTAAATCAGACTAAACTCTTAACACATGTAGAACAAAAACTAATTTTTAGTTTGTAGAATTCCTGAAGTTTGAGAAAATTTTGGGGAGTAGTTATGATCATATAATACAATTAAGTTTAAAGTTGAACTGACATAGTTGAACTCTTGATTTCAAATTCCTCATCACACTACCAATAAAGTGGAAAtataaaacagtcatttttctgtACTGTCATTTTCTGTATGACACCACCCAACTATCCACAATCAtccagtaaaaaaataaaaaccttcatGAAGTTCAGATCTTCCCATCAGAAACTGGAAACATTGCACTGTCAGCCAGGTGCTCTGTGCTTATTGTTACTAAGTGAATGTAAATTCTCAATAAACTTGGTACTAAAGTATGCTTCATACCTGCCACATGCTTTCAGTCAGTCTGATGTCCAGATTACCGATTAGCAACACTTGTTCTATAGTTTCAGATTTCAGTTCATGAATAACATCCAAGTTTTGCTATGGAGACTACTTAATagtatttttataatatattgtttgttaCGAGGGCCTAAATTACATCAGCAGTACAATTACAGCTATAACACCATCACATTTCACCATGAAGGGTCAATTCACTCAGCTGACAAACGTTACACCCCAAAATATGTCAGTTGTGAAAGTGTTAAAAGCAGGTAAAAGCTCATTTACAGCATGTATCAATGTGTGAAGACGACTCACAAATACACCAGGACACTGAACCAGTTTTagtttgtacaaatatttattcTTCCACAGACTCTTCAGCCACAGTTTAGATGATGCCAATCTGTATGGGAGAAAAAACACGGGTTAGAAGATGTTCCTCAACAGAGTGAATGCATCTGAACCTGCGTTATCTGGCATCAGTGGTTCCTTTGAATGCATCACAAACATTCAGTCAATATAAAA includes the following:
- the birc2 gene encoding baculoviral IAP repeat-containing protein 2, coding for METLVQLKNNQFLMGLCRNGPPPDLQYDNSSELFRISTFARFPASGVTERSLARAGWFYTGVGDRVQCFRCNVTAEGWQAGDCPTEKHRQLSPSCSFIQSLPSTANLLSSSHSAFSPLRIAPAIPISGPGPAAPNPTVNQSEEPVGYLNMGFSAPPPSSPLSSRGVEDMSHQRPTCHNPSMRREQDRLDSFHAWTLSIITPGELAKAGFYYLGQGDRVACFSCGGQLSNWEPGDRAVSEHQRHYPNCRFVRGDRADNVSLAGAAGAASGAVTSQMSAGAPALSNVSNPAMQQSEERLLTFVNWPARIPVRPDQLAKAGFYYVGRNDDVKCFCCDGGLRCWESGDDPWVEHAKWFPRCEYLLQEKGQDFVHQIQARFPRLFEQLLTNGDSSSREFVDPPVVHLGPGEERSEDAVMMNTPVIKSALEMGFERSLVKQTVQSKILTSGENYRTVQELVSDLLSAEDQKREEEREMLAEAMASDGFTFVKRHQAALIQRLKSVEPVYEHLREQNVLSAEDYSGLQAQTTAQQQTAKLIELVLTKGNAAAEVFRNWIQKNDVHLLRDLMAQSSEAASPSQDLSDLPMEEQLRRLQEERTCKVCMDKEVNIVFIPCGHLVVCKECAPSLRKCPICRGLVKGTVRTFLS